From a region of the Neodiprion fabricii isolate iyNeoFabr1 chromosome 7, iyNeoFabr1.1, whole genome shotgun sequence genome:
- the LOC124185953 gene encoding cysteine-rich hydrophobic domain-containing protein 2 isoform X2, translated as MADFDAIYEEEEEHDQNLEEQFGLSNRFETEFPNGLVSRVAPEEFKATVIRVNSVLKKTLPVNVKWLFCGCVCCCCTLGCSLWPVVCLSKRTQHSLNKLLEWENSRLYHKLGLHWRLTKQRCDSSSMMEYVLLVEFVPKIQIYRPD; from the exons ATGGCAGATTTCGATGCTATTTatgaagaggaggaagaacaCGATCAGAATTTAGAGGAACA attcggACTCAGCAATAGATTTGAAACTGAATTTCCTAATGGATTGGTGTCACGAGTAGCGCCAGAAGAATTCAAAGCAACTGTGATAAGAGTGAATAGCGTGCTGAAGAAAACATTGCCAGTTAATGTAAAATGGCTGTTTTGTGGCTGCGTCTGTTGCTGCTGTACTCTGGGCTGTTCTTTATGGCCAGTTGTTTGCCTTAGTAAAAGG acaCAACATTCTTTAAACAAATTGTTGGAGTGGGAGAATAGCAGACTATATCACAAATTGGGTTTGCATTGGCGACTCACCAAACAGAGATGCGATAGTTCATCGATGATGGAATAC GTTCTCTTGGTCGAATTTGTTCCAAAGATACAAATATACAGGCCTGATTAA
- the LOC124185953 gene encoding cysteine-rich hydrophobic domain-containing protein 2 isoform X1, which produces MADFDAIYEEEEEHDQNLEEQYVTLVPDPIVIRGAGNMTVFGLSNRFETEFPNGLVSRVAPEEFKATVIRVNSVLKKTLPVNVKWLFCGCVCCCCTLGCSLWPVVCLSKRTQHSLNKLLEWENSRLYHKLGLHWRLTKQRCDSSSMMEYVLLVEFVPKIQIYRPD; this is translated from the exons ATGGCAGATTTCGATGCTATTTatgaagaggaggaagaacaCGATCAGAATTTAGAGGAACAGTACGTCACTCTTGTGCCTGATCCCATTGTCATTCGCGGTGCTGGTAACATGACAGT attcggACTCAGCAATAGATTTGAAACTGAATTTCCTAATGGATTGGTGTCACGAGTAGCGCCAGAAGAATTCAAAGCAACTGTGATAAGAGTGAATAGCGTGCTGAAGAAAACATTGCCAGTTAATGTAAAATGGCTGTTTTGTGGCTGCGTCTGTTGCTGCTGTACTCTGGGCTGTTCTTTATGGCCAGTTGTTTGCCTTAGTAAAAGG acaCAACATTCTTTAAACAAATTGTTGGAGTGGGAGAATAGCAGACTATATCACAAATTGGGTTTGCATTGGCGACTCACCAAACAGAGATGCGATAGTTCATCGATGATGGAATAC GTTCTCTTGGTCGAATTTGTTCCAAAGATACAAATATACAGGCCTGATTAA